A single window of Dermacentor albipictus isolate Rhodes 1998 colony chromosome 1, USDA_Dalb.pri_finalv2, whole genome shotgun sequence DNA harbors:
- the LOC135903543 gene encoding cuticle protein 10.9-like has protein sequence MLAKLVFLAVVACAMSQVLVYPGGGGYVDPPQPYHFSYDSVNPVEGAHHYHEETSDATNARTGSYGYTDANGITRRVDYVADAGGFRATVTTNEPGTAASAPSDVHYNSPYSH, from the exons CTCGTCTTTCTGGCGGTCGTCGCCTGTGCCATGTCCCAAGTGCTGGTCTACCCAGGCGGAGGCGGCTACGTTGAT CCCCCGCAGCCCTACCACTTCAGCTACGACAGCGTGAACCCGGTGGAGGGAGCCCACCACTACCACGAGGAAACCAGCGACGCCACCAACGCGCGTACGGGCTCGTACGGCTACACCGATGCCAACGGCATCACGCGCCGCGTCGACTACGTCGCCGACGCCGGAGGATTCCGCGCCACCGTTACCACGAACGAGCCCGGAACCGCTGCCAGCGCCCCGTCTGACGTGCACTACAATTCGCCCTACTCACACTAA
- the LOC135903581 gene encoding cuticle protein 10.9-like — MIAQVTFALLVGYASCLATHYGVGAGHYGGGAYGYGGGLIAAPAVVKAIVAEPAYPPQPYEFGYDTVDEFGTRLTRQESSDSANQKKGSYGYTDANGIYRQVNYVADAGGFRATISTNEPGTAPGETGGAVYDAKPVAVVDKHHVKAAAAILAPTYAVHPGYFGKY; from the exons ATGATCGCTCAG GTGACCTTCGCCCTCCTGGTGGGATACGCTTCATGTCTGGCTACACACTACGGTGTCGGCGCAGGCCACTACGGCGGTGGTGCGTACGGCTACGGTGGAGGCCTTATAGCTGCTCCTGCTGTAGTCAAAGCCATTGTTGCTGAACCCGCCTAC CCCCCGCAGCCATACGAGTTCGGCTATGACACCGTGGACGAGTTCGGCACGAGGCTCACTCGTCAGGAGAGCAGTGACTCGGCCAACCAAAAGAAGGGTTCGTATGGCTACACCGACGCCAACGGCATCTACCGCCAAGTGAACTACGTGGCCGATGCCGGCGGCTTCCGTGCCACCATCTCGACTAACGAACCCGGCACTGCTCCCGGTGAAACCGGCGGGGCTGTGTACGATGCCAAACCCGTCGCCGTAGTCGACAAGCACCACGTCAAGGCGGCCGCCGCCATCCTGGCTCCCACCTACGCCGTTCATCCGGGATACTTTGGCAAATACTGA